A window of the Lolium perenne isolate Kyuss_39 chromosome 7, Kyuss_2.0, whole genome shotgun sequence genome harbors these coding sequences:
- the LOC127313252 gene encoding xyloglucan O-acetyltransferase 1-like has translation MTQDTVFLDALTEPWTADVDKMDVMVISAGHWFPHPAVYYDDGVIAGVFSRPEVNETDIGGGFLGVYREVMRRTLGFVNAKSSGGDKLVVVATIAPSHFDPRYAWNHRDACSRAKPFEEGEAEVASTEAELRKVVVEEAAAVAVQSRRRGLRLEVLDVTRMASMRPDGHPGAYITKEAFAGRPVPETVMNDCLHWCAPGPVDSFNDILMQMVRASG, from the coding sequence ATGACGCAGGACACGGTGTTTCTTGACGCGCTCACCGAGCCGTGGACGGCGGACGTGGACAAAATGGACGTCATGGTGATCTCCGCGGGGCACTGGTTCCCACACCCGGCCGTCTACTACGACGACGGCGTGATCGCCGGCGTGTTCTCCCGTCCGGAAGTGAACGAGACCGACATCGGCGGCGGCTTCCTCGGCGTGTACCGCGAGGTGATGCGGAGGACGCTGGGGTTCGTCAATGCCAAGTCGAGCGGCGGTGACAAGCTCGTCGTGGTGGCCACAATCGCGCCGTCCCACTTCGACCCCAGGTACGCGTGGAACCACCGCGACGCGTGCTCGCGGGCGAAGCCGTTCGAGGAGGGGGAGGCGGAGGTGGCGAGCACTGAGGCCGAGCTGAGGAAGGTCGTCGTAGAGGAGGCGGCAGCGGTGGCGGTGCAGAGCCGGCGACGGGGCCTACGGTTGGAGGTGCTAGACGTGACGAGGATGGCGTCCATGCGGCCCGACGGGCACCCGGGCGCCTACATCACCAAGGAGGCGTTCGCCGGACGCCCCGTGCCGGAGACGGTGATGAACGACTGCCTGCACTGGTGCGCGCCAGGACCGGTCGACTCGTTCAACGACATACTGATGCAGATGGTACGTGCGAGCGGCTGA